Within Calonectris borealis chromosome Z, bCalBor7.hap1.2, whole genome shotgun sequence, the genomic segment TGGTTTAAAGGTGCCAGATATTCTCAGCGCCTGCAGCTCTCAGTTGCAGACTGCAAGTTCTTAGAAACTTACAGCATTTAGACTGAAAACGACACAGCCATTCAGACCTCATTTATTATTTGTACAGCGTAGTTGACAGAGGCTGCGACCTTTGTGGAAAAAGCTAGCTGCCTACAAGCATAAATTTTCCTGTATTCATTATActaagatatttttgttttttacccTCCTCATTCTGTCACTCAACAAGAACTGCTGTGTGATGCGCTACACCACTGCTGGCCAGCTCTGGAACATCATTGCACCAAGGGAGTTTGTTGATTTCTCTTACACTACAAGCTATAAAGATGGACTTCTAACATGTGGTAAGGCACCACTTAACCTCTGCGTAATTCTTATTTTGCAATAGCTGCTTGGCTTAAGATTTGATTCAAATTAAGTGTAGTTCTGCAGTAAGCATTCAAAAATGGTGTAAGATGGTGTCCAAAAAGTATTTCAaaggtattttaacattttacagATTTAAAGAATCATACACGTTACAGATTTACCCATGAGCTAACCCTCTGTGCAAAGTTTCGTTTATGCCAACTGTGGGACAGGAGCGGTAGCGACAAGTTGAGAGCTGTGACCCAGGTCTTACAGCAAACTGGGTGGAGTAACAACTTGGTAGTAAATACAAAGAATGTCTTTTTAATGGCAGAATTTCTGCTTATCAAGTTCTGTTTGCCTGTTGTGGAATTTGGATGAAGAGCAGAGAACTTTCATGCAAGAAAATACCCAGAAACTTGAAGTGTGTCTGTCACTTCTACTAAATTCCCCAAGCAGAAACGTGTACCTTTTAAATTTACTGTACctttattttttatcatctgtctcaaattaatttccctttttctgtttgttttccttgatAGGTATAAGCCTAGACTATGGAGAGGTGAGACCTAACTTTGTCCGTGGATTCAATCACCCTTGTGGTTGGTTCTGCATCCCTCTCAAGGACTGTCCTAGCCACAGCCTTTTGACAGGTTATATTCAGACTGAACTGCGAGGGATGCTACCACAATCTGCAGTAGACACTGCCATGTCTAGTACCCTGGCCAATTTCTACTCTGACCTCAAAAAGGCACTGAAAACGTAGACAAGTAGTGACTTAAAAGCCCACACATTTCTTGCAGTCAAATTATATTGTTTAGCTTAGTATAGGTTAGGCTACTGAGTTAAGAGGTGAGTAACATTGTTCCTGAATGGTACCTGCACCTTTATGTAGAGGGATCCAAACAACTTTACTAAGTACTTTTTGATGTGATACTTAGCATACATTCCTAATTTACGGTGCGAGATTCTGTTTCCTGCTCAGCACTCTGCAGCTGTGTGAGGAATAGCCTGAATGTATAAACCTCTGGATTCCTAGGTAGAAAACACAAGGAGTGTGTGTGGGCTTGAAAAACGCAGCATGAACTCAGCTCTCACCAATAGTATTGAGAGTGGAGCGCTCAGGATTTTGCAGGGGCAGGTCGCTGTACAGGCAGGATCTCATTGAAGGTATAATtttgcaatatatatatttttatatttacttaaaatttttgATTTATGTAGTTTGTAGAGGTGCAtctgtaatttgttttaaaaaatttgctGTGATTTTTCGTAGGGATATCATAGCTAAATCGTTAAATGATAGTATTCATAAGAAAGCTATTTGCTTTTGTTAGCAAAAGTAAGTATTCATTACTGGCATTTCTTTGATATTGTAACTGTAACTTAATTAACTGTTATATATAAGAGTCTCAGTGCATAAAGAAATGCCCTTACAGCTGATCCAAAGCTCATTTAAGTCATCAGGTGTCTTTCCATAGTTTTTAGTGAGCTTTTAATCACACAGTTGTCAAAATAGCAAACTGCCAATGGATCTTCTGTGATACTCTGcacttttaaagaattttttacttaaatttaCATGtaattgtgtgtgtatgttttttgtGTCTTCCTTAACTGAAGAATCTGGAATAACTAGAGCAACAGAAAGGACCACTAACTTGCTTCAGGTATAGGCGTTGGTGTAGCCACAACAACACAGATTGCCAGCATGCTGGTACAGCGCACTGGAGTGTTCTGTGGTAATACCTCTAGATTGATCTGTGCAATAGATGAGATGAGCATCTTAAAATGTGAGCAACTGAAGGCCAAAGCTCAAGATGCAGATCTGCTGGAGGATGGAGGGTCAGATTTTTAAGGATATGTAGCCACCCAGTGATGCTGGCACGTACATAGCAGGGGCTTTCAAAAGATTACTGTCTGTGCTCTTAGGAACCTGAATTCTGTTTAAAACTTGACATTAAGCTTTTAATGTTGGCATGCATCATTTGCTCAGGTGAGATTGTAATTATCCCTATCCTTTACCAGTGCTAGTAGAGGCAAGTTTACTGCATAGCAATTAGGGAAAGTACCTTGGAGCCCTAATATTTTGGTGCCAGTTCTATGCATACAATCCAAGGATGATAATAGATTCTTAGGAAAGAAGAATTCAGATGAAAATTGTTCCCCTGCAATATTGGCTCTTTGGACACTGGCCACTGTAGCTGAACTCCGAACAGTGATGACTTCTCTTTCTCATTGCTCAAGTGGAGAGGTAGAAAAACCATGGCACCAAATATAGCGAGGGCTCTCCTGATGTGCTTCATGTATTAAGGCATTTAGTGCTGTGTAAGACACTTAAAAACAATGGCATCAAACAGCTTTTGGTGTCTTCATAGGGAGAAAATGTCAACTCCCTGTTCGTTTTTGTGTATTCTGCAGTTCCCTTTAAATTCCTTGGTTACTCTTCCCATCTTTTTTATCTTCCTTGCTTCCCCTGCAGTGCTGGATTCACAGGTGATCTTGCACC encodes:
- the STARD4 gene encoding stAR-related lipid transfer protein 4 isoform X2; protein product: MDLLPNSAPLARKLRNTLIQYHSTRDSEWRVAKKTKDATVWRKPSEEFSGYLYKAQGVVEDVTNRIVDHIRPGPYRLDWDSLMTTMDIMETFEENCCVMRYTTAGQLWNIIAPREFVDFSYTTSYKDGLLTCGISLDYGEVRPNFVRGFNHPCGWFCIPLKDCPSHSLLTGYIQTELRGMLPQSAVDTAMSSTLANFYSDLKKALKT